From the Halobacteriovorax sp. GB3 genome, the window ACTTTGGACTTGCACGCGAGTTCGCTGCTGTTTTTGAAACTGAACTTAAGGATCCTTACAATAAAGAATGGGAACAGAAAGTACTTTCAAAAATTACAGGAGAAACTTCTCCTCTTGTTCCTGTAGTCGACAAAGATTCTTCTTGTTTATCTTACTACGGTCTTTCTGTAGATGGAGTCTCTGTTGGAGAGTCGCCTGAGTGGATGAGAAAGAGGCTAAAGGCCGTTGGACTTAGACCGATTAATTCAATCGTTGATATTTCAAACTATGTCATGCTTGAACTTGGTATGCCAAATCACATTTTTGATCGTGAAGAGATTAAAGGTGCTCTTACAATCAAAAATCTTGGCTCAAAAGCAGAGTTCGTAACACTTGATGAAGAAAAGAGAAACCTTGTCGAAGATGATACGGTTATTTGTGATGAAAATGGCGTTCTTTGTCTGGCCGGAATCATGGGTGGTCTCAATTCTGGAGTAACTGATAAAACGACAAAGCTTTTCTTAGAAGTTGCAAACTGGAAGGCCGCTGAAGTTCGTCGAACATCAACTCGTTTAGGACTTCGTTCTGACTCTTCTCAGCGATATGAGAAAACCCTTGATTCAAAACTTTGTAAAAGAACACTTCTTCGTATGGTTGAACTCATTTTAGAGCTTAATCCAAGCGCAACAGTCGTTGGTAAAGTGGAATACGATGGGGTTGATCTTGATGCTATTGAAACAGTAAACGTCAAAACAAGTGTTGCAAGAGTTTGCAAGCACCTTGGAAAAGAATTAAGTGAAGACAAGATTCTTTTCATTCTCTCGAATTTAGATTTTAAAGTTGAGAAGAAAAATGACGAACTACTGATCACTGTTCCAAGTTATCGATCGACTAAAGATATCGAATGCGAAGCAGATATTTTTGAGGAAGTTGGACGTATTATTGGTTACGATAATATCGAACCACAGTCACCTAAATTAGATATTAATCCAGTGAGGCTAACTCCTGCTCAAAATCTTCACCGCTCTATTCGTGACTTTATGGTTTACAATGCTAATAGCTTTGAAGTGATGACATACCCTATGGTTGGAGAGAAACTTTACTCAAAAGCAAATTGGCCAATAGAAAATAATTTGGAGCTTATTAATTCTCTAAGCCGTGATACAGATCTCATGAGAACAAGTATGGTTCCAAGTTTTCTTGAGGCTTGTGCAGTTAATGCTAAGAACTTTTCTGAATTTAGATTCTTCGAACTAGGTAGAACATATCATGCTAATGAAAAAGACTTTTCAAATGAATCATCAAAGTTAGCAATTCTTTTCTACTCAAAAGAAAAAACTCCTTTTATGGAACTTGTTAATACCGTTGAATCACTTATGGA encodes:
- the pheT gene encoding phenylalanine--tRNA ligase subunit beta; amino-acid sequence: MLISTEWIKDFTPMPEGLSPKEVGEKFTLGTAEVEDVLTVGEHLEVIRVAEILEIEKHPEADKLNLVTFNFGGKENKRVVCGAANVRVGLKTMYAPLGVTLPNGLTLEPKKIRGVLSEGMLCSEEELGFAEESAGIIELPEDAQVGVNALDYYNETKDIILDVDNKSLTHRPDLWGHFGLAREFAAVFETELKDPYNKEWEQKVLSKITGETSPLVPVVDKDSSCLSYYGLSVDGVSVGESPEWMRKRLKAVGLRPINSIVDISNYVMLELGMPNHIFDREEIKGALTIKNLGSKAEFVTLDEEKRNLVEDDTVICDENGVLCLAGIMGGLNSGVTDKTTKLFLEVANWKAAEVRRTSTRLGLRSDSSQRYEKTLDSKLCKRTLLRMVELILELNPSATVVGKVEYDGVDLDAIETVNVKTSVARVCKHLGKELSEDKILFILSNLDFKVEKKNDELLITVPSYRSTKDIECEADIFEEVGRIIGYDNIEPQSPKLDINPVRLTPAQNLHRSIRDFMVYNANSFEVMTYPMVGEKLYSKANWPIENNLELINSLSRDTDLMRTSMVPSFLEACAVNAKNFSEFRFFELGRTYHANEKDFSNESSKLAILFYSKEKTPFMELVNTVESLMDSQNIPGDLCEAHPKFKNEIINEDWSGVHPYEFLNIRLMGKMKGVITSIHPLVLRNFKVKGHVSLAILDLTPLEARELKDKTKYKPLSKFPSSNFDCTVVVSNEVAVGDIVSISKKAKIKELSSFQVVDTFQLSDSEKAVTVRATFSDPNQTLSGDFITSASDKIVQSLEKAGYPLKK